The Lewinellaceae bacterium DNA window GCATCCCTCATCAACAAGTACACGGATGGAGAACATCAGGAGAAACGGGAAAAGCACATCACGAAGATCAAAAACAGTGTTGCCCACCTGACCAACCTGCTCAATGACTTCTTATCGATCAGCAAGATTGAGGAAGGCAAACTACGGCTCCAGATGGAGAACATTGAGATCAACAATTTCTGTCAGGACATCATTGAAGAAATATCCCTGACTGTAAAATCCGGGCAACAGGTGACCTGCACGTTGTTACCCGAGCCCACGGTTTACAAACTGGACAAGACCATGATCCGGGCGATACTTTACAATCTGCTGTCGAACGCAAGTAAATATTCTCCGGAAAATGCGACCATCGAGTTACAACTGCGCAAAGACGGAAGAGGTCTGGAAATAGGGGTTATGGATGAAGGAATAGGCATCCCTGAGCTGGAGCAAAAACATCTGTTTGACCGGTTTTTTCGAGCTTCCAATGCCGGTTCCATCCAGGGCACCGGTTTGGGCCTTCACATCGTCAAACGCTATGTGGATTTAATCCATGGAAATATTACTTTTACGAGCCGGGAGTTTAAAGGCTCAGCATTTTATGTAAAATTACCATTACAAAATGGAGAAGGATAAAATTCTGGTCATTGAAGACAATCAGGAAGTTCGGGAAAACATCTTAGAGATTCTCGAACTATCCAATTATGAAATCGTTGAAGCCGCACATGGCAAAGAAGGCGTGGAGCAAGCATTTGCTACCCTGCCCGATCTGATCCTGTGTGATGTCATGATGCCTGAACTGGATGGTTTTGGCGTATTGCGTATATTGGGCAGAGACATTCGTACCCGCGATATTCCTTTCATCTTTCTAACGGCTAAAACGGAAAAACCGGATTTTCGCAAAGGGATGGGACTGGGCGCTGATGATTACATCACCAAGCCCTTTGACGATACCGATCTGCTTGCTGCCATTGAAATGCGGCTTTCCAAGCGGAAACGCCTGGAAGCTAAATCGTCTCCGCAGCAACTGACCAGTCCTGCCCGCTTTCAGCAGGAGCTGGATGCCTGGCTGGAGAACCGCGAAGAGCGGCATTTTCAGTCCAAAGCCATTGTCTTTGAAGAAGGTCAGATTGCCAATTATCTGTATTTCGTCGAACATGGCGTAGTAAAATCATTCATGCTGAATGAGCTGGGCAAGGAGTTGATCACCGGACTCTACAATCCCGGTCAATTTATGGGCTACCTGCCTATCCTGCAGGACCAGGTGTATAATGAAAACGCCATGGCGCTGGAAGAAGCAACCATCAAATTGATCCCCAAGAAAGATTTTCTGGAATTTTTGCACCGTACGCAGGGAGCTTCTGACCATTTCCTGAAAAAATTGGCTCAGAATGTGACCCGTATGGAGCAGCTGCTCCTGGATATCGCCTACTCTTCCGTGCGTAAGCGGCTGGCCAATGCCCTACTGGACCTCTCTGACCAGTTCCAGGCAGACGAGTTTTCCATCAGCCGCGAAAACCTGGCCAATGTGATCGGCACGGCTAAAGAAACGCTGATCCGTACCTTATCAGACTTCAAAGATGAGCGTCTCATCGCCATCGAGCAGCATAAGATCCAAATCCTTAACAAGGGCAAGTTGCAGAATATGCCGAATTGAGCAGGCATTGACCATTCAACTCAAAATATTTAACACCACCCACCACTAAAAAAATGCCCCTGCATAAGAAGAGCTTCTTAAGCAGGGGCCTCATCGCTGGCTATGAAGGTAAAAGTTGACGCTACATTTGGCGTCTTTGCATTACCGAATATGTAAGAGAGTTAATTCTTTTTCTTAGGAAGAAAATGTTCAACACGGACGCCCAATAAGGCGGCCAGGAATACAATCGGAACAAAAACCAAAGCCCAATATTGATGCGTGAATAAGCTTCCGATTACAATGGCCATCACCAGATAGAATCGCCACATGATCGTAACTATATTCGCTTCAAATAATTTCATAGTTGCTTTTGTAATAATGTATCCGTTATCTTCAATTACATTGTAAATGTAAGGCGGTCAGATCCTATCCGTGATAAGGACGGTCATCGCAGACAATGATCTAGATCAGCCTTCATACCTGACCTAACACAACACTGTAATCCATGAATGGAGAAAGCACTTATTTAGTCATCATCGCGGGATCCCTGATCCTTATCTTATCCTACATCTTCAATTTAATTGCTGAGCGCACCAATATCCCTTCGGTGCTCATGCTTATTCTGCTGGGCGTGGTGATCCAGTTTGGGCTGGAACTGATGCACTTCCAGCTGGCTGACCTGTTTCCGGCATTGGAAGTGCTGGGTGTTATCGGACTGATCATGATTGTTCTGGAGGCAGCACTGGATCTTGAATTGAACAAGGAAAAACTGCCCCTGATCGGCAAGTCACTGGTTGTAGCTTTATCCGGCTTGGTACTGGCCACAATGGCCATAGCCGGTCTGGTCAAACTTTTTTTCACCATTGATTTTGCCCACGCCATCCTGCTGGCCACACCGCTGGCAATCATGTCCAGTGCTATCATCATTCCTTCGGTGCAGAAGCTCACAGCTACCAAACGGGAGAACATGATCTATGAATCCACTTTTTCGGATATTCTGGGGATCATGCTATTCTACTTCATGATCTCATACCTGGAAGAAGGTGGCGGTACGGCTGCCCTTCATTTCGGCGCCAGCCTTATCCTCACCATCCTGGTAGCCGTAGTTGCCAGTTATTTACTGATCTACTTCTTCAAGGATTTTACCGGTAATAAATTATTCCTGCTGATAGCCAGCTTACTTCTCCTCTATTCGCTGGGAAAGATCATGCATTTATCTCCACTGCTGATCATCCTGGTATTCGGTCTGGCCCTTTCCAATCACCAGCGATTTTTCTGGA harbors:
- a CDS encoding response regulator, yielding MEKDKILVIEDNQEVRENILEILELSNYEIVEAAHGKEGVEQAFATLPDLILCDVMMPELDGFGVLRILGRDIRTRDIPFIFLTAKTEKPDFRKGMGLGADDYITKPFDDTDLLAAIEMRLSKRKRLEAKSSPQQLTSPARFQQELDAWLENREERHFQSKAIVFEEGQIANYLYFVEHGVVKSFMLNELGKELITGLYNPGQFMGYLPILQDQVYNENAMALEEATIKLIPKKDFLEFLHRTQGASDHFLKKLAQNVTRMEQLLLDIAYSSVRKRLANALLDLSDQFQADEFSISRENLANVIGTAKETLIRTLSDFKDERLIAIEQHKIQILNKGKLQNMPN
- a CDS encoding cation:proton antiporter — translated: MNGESTYLVIIAGSLILILSYIFNLIAERTNIPSVLMLILLGVVIQFGLELMHFQLADLFPALEVLGVIGLIMIVLEAALDLELNKEKLPLIGKSLVVALSGLVLATMAIAGLVKLFFTIDFAHAILLATPLAIMSSAIIIPSVQKLTATKRENMIYESTFSDILGIMLFYFMISYLEEGGGTAALHFGASLILTILVAVVASYLLIYFFKDFTGNKLFLLIASLLLLYSLGKIMHLSPLLIILVFGLALSNHQRFFWIFKTSTGADDPIERIEKEFHIITMETAFVVRTFFFVIFGMTIQLSDLIDGKVALISALILLALYASRWLILRLLQGSSMVPELWLAPRGLITILLFFAIPPALQIDGFKNGILLYVIIISSLLMTWALVDHHRKSPGAETSPTTTDPAPVSDPADTGISNTPEEPDDPPKSNAPLF